One Triticum dicoccoides isolate Atlit2015 ecotype Zavitan chromosome 5B, WEW_v2.0, whole genome shotgun sequence genomic window carries:
- the LOC119312944 gene encoding F-box/FBD/LRR-repeat protein At1g13570-like gives MGNILNFTTAVTDHCHPGQLRRCGVGRRRIAIHQLDTLIILAFRALLCKHIQRHEAFRRKRIASGQFQLLSILLCGAVHAKGIAAGGRFKLCGILICGVISDHIICHDAKEPHVDHRRSSSSRIARHRFEPLIILAFRATLEHIRQHKSFVQKPIANGRFQLLGILLCGAIHAKGITASDRCKTKMCGILLCGVMSDYFYDDAKDPPTDVLQDLPEGLLSTIFSKLPLDAAVRTSAVSRQWRYLWTDCPKLSFDGDTLCGSNNYGIRVYTLMFLRIVNRVLSQCCGKLVEELAIKIELNWMLVEHLDDWVRFAVSSRTKALVFDLAPEERQLAGRDDRYRFPFELLDKDSVRHLQKIRLSFVDLQSPMHFSGFPKLRQLDLNLVNVNGKDIPYMLSNCRNLEWLSMVRCHLNGELKVYSPLPHLLYLKIVSCDVTSIAFDAVNLATFEYKGMKVPIDLSKSSELVCADISFSAVTFELAINLLAKVLTNVKHLTLDTACKPPEIPHLMCYQCKFSQMTYLQLRLVYVQEFDVLSLVSFLRSAPFIEKLVLHFCLPDVCLVQESEPIRKLPECLYNNLKSLHITGFKSCAGQVEFLLHMVENAPTLEVLSVDQSEKYLLEGHEKDMTTVVELVHRTTRRCLEGKISPKCTLILL, from the exons ATGGGGAACATCCTCAATTTCACAACTGCTGTGACAGATCATTGCCATCCAGGGCAACTACGCCGATGCGGCGTCGGCAGGAGGAGAATAGCAATCCATCAGCTCGACACATTGATCATTCTGGCTTTCAGAGCTTTATTATGCAAGCACATACAACGGCATGAGGCGTTCCGTCGAAAGCGGATAGCCAGCGGCCAGTTTCAACTGCTGAGCATTCTGCTTTGCGGAGCTGTCCATGCCAAGGGAATAGCGGCCGGCGGTCGGTTTAAACTGTGTGGCATTCTGATATGTGGAGTTATATCTGACCACATCATCTGTCACGACGCAAAGGAACCACATGTTGACCaccgaagaagcagcagcagcaggataGCACGCCACCGGTTTGAACCGTTGATCATCCTGGCTTTCAGAGCTACATTGGAGCACATACGGCAACATAAATCATTTGTTCAAAAGCCAATAGCCAATGGCCGGTTCCAGCTGCTGGGCATTCTGCTCTGCGGAGCGATCCATGCCAAGGGAATCACAGCGAGTGATCGGTGTAAAACTAAAATGTGTGGCATTCTGCTATGCGGAGTTATGTCTGACTACTTCTATGATGATGCAAAGGACCCACCGACTGATGTGCTTCAAGACCTTCCAGAG GGCTTACTTTCGACAATTTTTTCAAAGTTGCCTCTAGATGCGGCTGTTAGGACCAGTGCCGTGTCAAGGCAATGGAGGTACTTGTGGACAGATTGTCCTAAACTGAGTTTCGACGGGGATACACTGTGTGGCAGCAACAATTATGGGATAAGAGTATATACTTTAATGTTCCTTCGCATTGTTAATAGAGTCCTGTCACAGTGCTGTGGCAAGCTGGTTGAAGAGCTTGCGATCAAAATTGAGTTGAACTGGATGTTGGTTGAGCATCTTGATGATTGGGTTCGTTTTGCTGTATCATCGCGGACAAAGGCACTGGTTTTTGATTTAGCACCAGAAGAGCGTCAACTTGCAGGCCGGGATGATCGGTACAGATTCCCATTTGAGCTCTTAGACAAGGACAGTGTACGTCATCTGCAGAAAATTCGTCTTAGCTTTGTAGACTTGCAGTCACCAATGCATTTCAGTGGTTTCCCTAAACTACGGCAGCTTGACCTGAACTTAGTGAATGTCAATGGGAAGGATATTCCATATATGTTGTCAAACTGTCGTAACCTAGAGTGGCTGAGTATGGTTAGATGCCATCTCAATGGTGAACTAAAGGTTTACAGCCCATTGCCTCATCTGCTATACTTGAAAATTGTGTCCTGCGATGTAACAAGTATAGCATTCGATGCAGTGAACCTTGCGACTTTTGAATACAAAGGAATGAAGGTGCCTATTGACCTCAGTAAATCATCGGAACTGGTATGTGCGGACATATCGTTTTCTGCAGTCACTTTTGAGCTTGCTATTAATTTGCTTGCTAAAGTCCTTACGAATGTGAAACATCTGACCCTCGATACGGCCTGTAAACCACCAGAG ATTCCCCATTTGATGTGTTACCAATGCAAGTTTTCTCAGATGACATATTTACAATTGAGGCTGGTATATGTCCAAGAATTTGATGTCTTATCTTTGGTCTCTTTTCTGAGGTCTGCTCCTTTTATTGAGAAGTTAGTTCTGCAC TTTTGTCTCCCTGACGTGTGTTTGGTACAAGAATCTGAACCTATCAGGAAGCTACCGGAGTGTTTGTACAACAATTTGAAGAGCTTGCATATTACAGGATTTAAATCATGTGCTGGCCAAGTTGAGTTCCTTTTGCATATGGTGGAAAATGCTCCCACATTGGAGGTTTTAAGTGTAGATCAATCAGAAAAATATCTCCTAGAAGGCCATGAAAAAGATATGACTACGGTTGTTGAATTGGTCCATAGAACTACTAGAAGGTGTCTTGAAGGAAAGATTTCGCCCAAGTGTACCTTAATTTTACTCTAA